Proteins encoded within one genomic window of Lysinibacillus sphaericus:
- a CDS encoding DUF1456 family protein, giving the protein MTNNDILIRLRYALDIKNTDMVEIFKLGGMKYTKEDVLNMLIKIKEDEEDIPENYIKCNNKMVEAFLNGLITFKRGPQQSKQGQQEGPPPLTGKESPNNMLLKKVKIAMALTTEDMLDILYEGGVTVSKGELGAILRNPSHRNYKECGDRFVRNFLKGLTYKYRD; this is encoded by the coding sequence ATGACGAATAATGATATTTTGATTCGTTTACGATATGCACTAGATATTAAAAATACGGATATGGTAGAAATTTTTAAGCTTGGTGGCATGAAATACACTAAAGAGGATGTATTAAACATGCTTATCAAAATTAAAGAAGATGAAGAAGATATCCCAGAGAATTACATTAAATGTAATAACAAAATGGTAGAGGCATTTTTAAATGGTTTAATTACTTTTAAACGTGGCCCTCAACAATCAAAACAAGGTCAACAGGAAGGGCCACCACCGCTTACAGGGAAAGAAAGCCCAAATAATATGCTTTTGAAAAAAGTGAAAATTGCAATGGCTTTAACAACGGAAGATATGCTTGATATTTTATATGAAGGTGGCGTAACAGTATCGAAAGGTGAGTTAGGTGCGATTTTAAGAAATCCTAGTCATCGTAATTACAAAGAATGTGGCGATCGCTTTGTGAGAAACTTTTTAAAAGGTTTAACATATAAATATAGAGATTAA
- a CDS encoding sodium:solute symporter family protein yields MLNILIFSVYLIFIYYIGYKGYKRVNTAEDLIVAGWSMPLSVVTGSLIAALLAAPFFFAAVGSGYTSGGFEGSATMGGLGTCMILGALIWTKPLRRLKGWTLADYYGLRYGSKKLGAYTGIVMAIAFGIFNAAALTVGGTYIIQQLLQIDFVPAALLFVSLTALYSVIGGLWAVAYTEIVQGALAVAGILGITIFVFIYYPDVTFNPEWWNISELFNKAGAEFWTLYLVLALGDIPAVDLGQRVAAAKSPKVAQRSMIIAGIVIIAISWIPGMLGEAFKTIYPNSTNPETLMLAFAQGYFPPLLAAIFLTAMAAMGMSTVAACYVATSGIITKNIYLDFINRNPNPKNLLRFSRLVILSSAVLGLILAVSFQKVIDLAYLAWDVIFVTIFWPIVLGPFWKRVSTPAVWASISVGLIYYIITTLTFVPSLSIQSEGFIGLINELWQAPVFSGVVISGITIVIVSLLVPPSQHVLDMHKIEKDKTLDNVGSKDELVKQQ; encoded by the coding sequence ATGTTGAATATTTTAATCTTTAGCGTGTACTTAATTTTTATTTATTATATTGGTTATAAGGGGTATAAACGCGTTAATACGGCAGAAGATTTAATCGTAGCCGGATGGAGCATGCCTCTCTCAGTTGTGACGGGAAGTTTAATTGCGGCTTTATTAGCCGCTCCGTTCTTTTTTGCAGCTGTCGGTTCTGGTTATACGAGTGGCGGCTTTGAGGGATCAGCGACGATGGGTGGTTTAGGGACCTGTATGATTCTTGGTGCGCTTATATGGACCAAACCGCTTAGAAGATTAAAAGGATGGACATTAGCAGACTACTATGGCTTAAGATATGGTAGTAAAAAGTTAGGAGCTTACACAGGGATTGTAATGGCTATCGCCTTTGGAATCTTTAATGCAGCAGCTTTAACGGTTGGTGGAACGTATATTATCCAGCAATTGCTACAAATAGATTTTGTTCCAGCAGCATTATTATTTGTATCGTTAACAGCACTGTATTCTGTAATTGGCGGTTTATGGGCTGTAGCCTACACAGAAATCGTACAAGGTGCGCTAGCAGTAGCTGGTATTTTAGGTATTACCATTTTTGTGTTTATTTATTATCCTGATGTGACGTTTAATCCGGAGTGGTGGAATATAAGTGAATTGTTTAATAAGGCAGGAGCTGAATTTTGGACGTTATATCTTGTATTAGCGCTTGGTGATATCCCTGCTGTTGACTTAGGTCAAAGGGTAGCCGCCGCGAAAAGTCCAAAAGTAGCACAACGCAGTATGATTATAGCTGGTATCGTTATTATAGCGATTAGTTGGATTCCTGGCATGTTAGGTGAAGCCTTTAAAACAATTTATCCTAATAGCACAAATCCAGAAACGTTAATGCTAGCATTTGCACAAGGATACTTTCCTCCTCTTTTAGCTGCAATCTTTTTAACAGCAATGGCAGCGATGGGAATGTCGACTGTTGCCGCATGTTATGTTGCAACTTCTGGTATTATCACAAAGAATATTTATTTAGACTTTATTAATCGTAATCCTAATCCTAAAAATTTATTGAGATTTTCAAGACTTGTGATTTTAAGCAGTGCAGTATTAGGCTTAATCTTGGCTGTTAGCTTCCAAAAAGTAATTGATTTAGCTTACTTAGCTTGGGACGTAATATTCGTGACGATTTTTTGGCCAATTGTCTTAGGTCCATTTTGGAAGCGGGTCAGTACGCCAGCTGTCTGGGCAAGTATATCGGTCGGGCTGATCTATTATATAATCACAACACTAACTTTTGTACCTAGTTTATCCATACAGTCTGAAGGCTTTATAGGTTTAATAAACGAATTATGGCAGGCACCTGTTTTCTCTGGAGTAGTCATTTCAGGTATAACGATAGTGATTGTCAGTTTGCTTGTGCCACCTTCACAACATGTGCTAGATATGCATAAAATTGAAAAAGATAAAACATTAGATAATGTAGGCAGTAAGGACGAGCTAGTGAAACAACAATAA
- a CDS encoding SDR family NAD(P)-dependent oxidoreductase, whose translation MENNLAQKNVLITGSSKGIGKAIALAFAKQGANVLINYIGDDHEAEEVRAQAEKLGVRAYKYRADVSDSHQVQDMFRYMDSHLGQIDILVNNAGFAQASSVLDLTDEQWDRMIKVHLYGCFYNCREAAKRMKERNKGKIINISSDIGSLGCEEFTHYSAAKGGINAFTKALARELAPNILVNAVAPSGTLTDILQEFGENYIEEESAKYPLKRLAQPEEIAKSVLFLASDNADFYTGQILTPNGGVVMNG comes from the coding sequence ATGGAAAATAATTTAGCACAAAAAAATGTTCTGATTACTGGTTCTAGTAAGGGCATCGGAAAAGCAATTGCACTTGCATTCGCAAAACAAGGTGCCAATGTATTGATTAACTATATTGGTGACGATCATGAAGCAGAAGAAGTGCGAGCACAGGCTGAAAAGCTAGGTGTACGAGCTTATAAATACCGTGCTGATGTATCAGACTCTCATCAAGTACAGGACATGTTCCGATACATGGATAGTCATCTAGGGCAGATTGATATTCTTGTAAATAATGCAGGATTTGCACAAGCTTCTAGCGTGCTAGATTTAACAGACGAACAATGGGACAGAATGATTAAAGTACATCTTTATGGATGTTTTTATAATTGCCGAGAAGCAGCGAAACGAATGAAGGAACGAAACAAAGGCAAGATTATTAATATTTCTTCAGATATTGGTAGTCTAGGTTGTGAAGAGTTTACGCATTACTCAGCTGCAAAAGGCGGCATTAATGCATTTACGAAAGCTTTGGCAAGAGAATTAGCGCCCAACATCTTAGTAAACGCTGTAGCTCCTAGTGGGACACTCACAGATATCCTACAAGAATTTGGAGAGAACTATATTGAAGAGGAATCTGCAAAGTATCCATTAAAACGCTTGGCACAACCTGAGGAAATCGCAAAAAGTGTACTTTTTTTAGCCTCTGACAACGCTGATTTCTATACAGGTCAGATTTTAACGCCTAATGGTGGAGTAGTGATGAACGGATAA
- a CDS encoding methyl-accepting chemotaxis protein: protein MQFLKNVSLKNKLLLTVSIIVLMLISIVTTQSISELNKRMNVDLEQELKSVGILTAMNLDSDQIKHLLNEKGESNPDFKNLQKQLDMIQEEQGIMSWSYIWDMKDKGVNPIGYTSNLNEVYEAGEIFEDLADEHVATAKRAIDSNQSEVTNVFEDQFGAWRTVFTPIKDDNGKMIALLGIDYSADYINTIIKTSMTKQIAIAVVGLIILLILLYIIIDRLLKPLKKVVDVANQVANGELQQVELEITKDEIGNLSQSIQTMVTNLQHIILNIRNTSNHVSSAASQLTVNAGESFNSSTDIAKDMKRINENAEASMVMTEETAAAMEETATGIQQIADSANTAAESSIAASLASERGDKVVQQVISQMELINGSVEQIGKTINGLHVNTNKISDIVSLITAIADQTNLLALNAAIEAARAGEHGKGFAVVADEVRRLAEQSSQSATEIYNLISTIQSDSNASIVVMEKGKADVKAGMEYTDEVGEIFKEILTSSEEVASQIREISAASQQISASSEEVAASVNNIKQSAELSSEFSSNVSKATQEQLTTMQEVKEASSSLGITAQELQALVAKFKLENDENGK, encoded by the coding sequence ATGCAATTTTTAAAAAATGTTTCATTGAAAAACAAATTATTACTTACAGTTTCAATTATTGTTTTAATGTTGATTTCTATCGTTACAACGCAAAGTATTAGTGAGCTTAACAAAAGAATGAATGTAGATTTGGAACAAGAGTTAAAAAGTGTTGGTATATTGACAGCTATGAATCTCGATAGTGATCAGATAAAACATTTATTAAATGAAAAAGGGGAAAGTAATCCCGATTTTAAAAATCTCCAAAAACAGCTAGATATGATTCAGGAAGAACAGGGGATAATGAGCTGGAGTTATATTTGGGATATGAAAGATAAAGGTGTAAATCCGATAGGGTATACATCCAACTTGAATGAGGTCTATGAAGCTGGTGAGATTTTCGAAGATTTAGCAGATGAACATGTAGCAACAGCTAAGCGTGCAATTGACAGTAATCAGTCTGAAGTGACGAACGTATTTGAAGATCAATTTGGTGCTTGGAGAACAGTATTTACCCCTATTAAAGATGATAATGGCAAAATGATCGCCTTATTAGGTATTGATTATTCCGCAGATTACATAAATACAATCATTAAAACAAGTATGACAAAACAAATTGCAATTGCAGTTGTTGGTTTGATTATTTTACTAATTTTACTTTACATAATTATCGATCGACTATTAAAACCTCTTAAGAAAGTAGTCGATGTTGCAAATCAAGTGGCAAATGGTGAATTGCAACAAGTTGAATTAGAAATTACAAAAGATGAAATAGGGAACTTATCTCAATCTATTCAAACGATGGTTACCAATTTGCAACATATTATTTTAAATATTAGAAATACATCTAATCATGTTTCTTCTGCTGCAAGTCAGTTAACTGTCAATGCAGGAGAGTCGTTTAACAGTTCTACCGATATTGCAAAGGATATGAAACGTATAAATGAGAATGCGGAAGCATCTATGGTGATGACAGAAGAAACTGCTGCAGCTATGGAAGAAACAGCAACAGGTATTCAACAAATAGCTGACTCAGCAAATACTGCTGCCGAATCATCTATAGCAGCATCTCTTGCTTCTGAACGTGGAGATAAAGTCGTGCAACAAGTTATATCCCAAATGGAGCTAATTAATGGTTCAGTAGAACAAATTGGCAAAACCATTAATGGCTTACATGTTAATACGAATAAAATTAGCGATATTGTGAGTCTTATTACAGCAATTGCGGATCAAACTAACTTACTTGCTTTAAATGCAGCTATTGAAGCAGCAAGAGCAGGAGAACATGGTAAAGGTTTTGCAGTGGTAGCAGATGAAGTGAGAAGGTTGGCAGAGCAATCCTCGCAATCAGCAACAGAAATATACAATCTAATTAGTACGATTCAATCCGATTCAAATGCTTCCATTGTCGTGATGGAAAAAGGAAAAGCAGATGTAAAAGCAGGTATGGAATATACAGATGAAGTAGGGGAAATCTTTAAAGAAATTCTTACATCATCGGAAGAAGTCGCTAGTCAAATTCGTGAAATTTCAGCAGCCTCTCAGCAAATTTCTGCTTCGTCAGAGGAAGTTGCAGCGTCTGTCAATAACATTAAACAATCAGCGGAGCTTTCATCAGAGTTTTCATCTAATGTGTCAAAAGCGACACAGGAACAATTAACGACGATGCAAGAAGTGAAAGAGGCTTCTTCTTCTTTAGGAATAACAGCACAAGAATTACAAGCGCTTGTAGCAAAATTCAAATTGGAGAATGATGAAAATGGAAAATAA
- a CDS encoding alpha/beta-type small acid-soluble spore protein, with translation MANKNRSSNKLQVPGVQEAVNQMKYEIAQEFGVQLGPDASSRANGSVGGEITKRLVEMAEKRQK, from the coding sequence ATGGCTAATAAAAATCGAAGTTCCAATAAACTTCAAGTTCCTGGTGTACAAGAAGCTGTTAATCAAATGAAATATGAAATCGCACAAGAATTCGGCGTACAACTTGGGCCAGATGCTTCTTCTCGCGCGAACGGTTCCGTAGGTGGAGAAATCACGAAACGACTTGTAGAAATGGCTGAAAAAAGACAAAAATAA